The Dreissena polymorpha isolate Duluth1 chromosome 10, UMN_Dpol_1.0, whole genome shotgun sequence genome includes a region encoding these proteins:
- the LOC127848958 gene encoding uncharacterized protein LOC127848958: protein MEDLLLKCSVHKDETLKMFCQDHIQLCCSDCVLLNHRQCTNAVQSLREKSKKEFEFIASRKCLNKIQESETYLKKNSVKDQSLIIFQADIDIEQFLSKKSGLGRIVAVNPNQVLTVKRKAQYNVKISSDRNKICFIAGICILPSGHVIIVGDNNRRIKLLDKQYNIVSHYHVSGSLHDICLITSSEVAVTVGKDVQFISVRNGQLMTGRRFQLLNRAYGIFHHQGAVYVTSGTALYHYTLTGTLVQKMYGDIGVGNRVLMCALSPAGDRVYVTNYHHLTLAMDATDIYIH, encoded by the exons ATGGAGGATTTGCTACTCAAATGTTCTGTCCACAAGGACGAGACACTTAAAATGTTTTGCCAGGACCACATAcagctgtgctgctctgattGTGTTCTACTGAATCACAG ACAGTGCACCAAC GCTGTACAGAGCCTGAGGGAAAAGAGCAAGAAAGAATTTGAGTTCATAGCCAGCAGGAAATGTCTGAATAAAATACAAGAGTCTGAGACATATCTGAAGAAGAACTCTGTGAAGGATCAGAGTTTAATAATATTCCAGGCAGATATTGACATTGAGCAGTTCCTGTCTAAAAAGTCAGGTTTAGGGAGGATTGTAGCAGTGAATCCAAACCAGGTGTTAACAGTGAAGAGAAAGGCCCAGTATAATGTGAAAATATCAAGTGACAGAAATAAGATATGCTTCATCGCAGGTATTTGCATCCTTCCTAGCGGCCATGTCATCATTGTTGGTGATAATAATAGAAGAATTAAGCTATTAGACAAGCAGTACAATATAGTCAGCCACTATCACGTATCAGGTTCTCTACATGACATTTGCCTGATTACATCCAGTGAGGTGGCTGTGACTGTTGGCAAAGATGTGCAGTTTATATCTGTGAGGAATGGGCAGCTGATGACTGGGAGGAGGTTTCAGTTACTGAATCGTGCTTACGGCATTTTCCACCATCAAGGCGCAGTGTACGTCACCTCCGGCACTGCCCTGTACCACTACACTCTGACTGGGACTCTTGTACAAAAGATGTATGGAGATATAGGAGTTGGCAATAGAG TGTTGATGTGTGCATTGAGTCCTGCTGGGGACAGGGTTTATGTTACCAACTATCACCATCTAACACTTGCCATGGATGCCACTGATATCTACATTCACTGA
- the LOC127847031 gene encoding heat shock 70 kDa protein 12A-like isoform X2 encodes MMLHTTKAGIDGERLEMAYESEVAAIWCSWLNYGSASKEMETPSKYMVIDLGGGTADVSIIQKLPANHVKVIHKASGGAWGGIYVDQNFLVYLDNVLGKGVLEELRTCHIQDYFELIREFETKKRSNTFHTSQVCIMRLPFSLMEIARKRNAASGKSIGQSDKLRINQSDVKTLFSEPVSSLIDHIKDFRKLDTVNDVNTVLLVGGCSESTYVQQRLRDELPGITLIVPEDAGLAVLKGAVLFGHNPSIVASRVMAHTYGIAVNNYFDEKKHPSELKTLYKGKCFAINCFEIYVKVNEEIRVDQEVVRYFKPADRQSHIEVYRTMSDKPEYTIEPGCELLGKLEINSTDSVPLTDQRIEVHFMFGHTELLIKVKNVHTGEETTLALDCLK; translated from the exons ATGATGCTTCACACAACCAAG GCGGGAATCGATGGCGAACGACTGGAAATGGCTTATGAATCAGAGGTTGCAGCGATTTGGTGTTCATGGTTAAACTATGGTAGCGCGAGTAAAGAAATGGAAACACCATCAAAATACATGGTCATAGACCTTGGAG GTGGAACAGCAGATGTCTCCATCATCCAGAAATTACCGGCAAATCATGTTAAAGTGATACATAAGGCTAGTGGTGGTGCTTGGGGTGGAATATATGTGGACCAGAACTTCCTAGTATACTTAGACAACGTTTTAGGAAAAGGCGTTTTGGAAGAATTACGGACATGTCATATTCAAGACTATTTCGAATTGATCAGGGAATTCGAAACTAAAAAGAGATCAAACACATTCCATACAAGCCAAGTTTGTATAATGCGGCTTCCGTTTTCATTAATGGAAATTGCCCGAAAGCGAAATGCTGCCAGTGGAAAGAGTATCGGGCAATCAGACAAGTTGCGTATTAATCAATCGGACGTAAAAACTTTATTTTCGGAACCAGTTTCGAGCCTTATCGATCATATAAAAGACTTCAGAAAGCTTGATACTGTAAATGATGTAAACACTGTTTTGTTGGTCGGTGGGTGTTCGGAATCAACTTATGTTCAACAGAGGCTCAGAGATGAACTTCCCGGAATCACTCTGATTGTTCCTGAAGATGCAGGGCTTGCGGTTCTTAAAGGAGCGGTGCTGTTTGGACACAATCCATCCATAGTTGCATCACGTGTAATGGCGCATACATACGGCATAGCTGtgaataattattttgatgaGAAGAAACATCCATCTGAGTTAAAAACGCTATATAAAGGCAAATGCTTTGCGATTAACTGTTTTGAAATCTATGTAAAAGTGAACGAGGAGATCCGCGTGGACCAGGAGGTAGTTCGTTACTTTAAACCTGCGGACAGACAATCACACATTGAAGTATACAGAACCATGTCAGATAAGCCGGAATACACTATAGAACCCGGTTGTGAGCTGCTTGGTAAATTGGAGATCAATAGCACTGACAGTGTACCGTTAACGGATCAGAGAATCGAAGTGCATTTTATGTTTGGCCACACTGAGCTGCTTATTAAGGTTAAAAATGTGCACACGGGAGAAGAAACGACACTTGCATtagattgtttaaaataa
- the LOC127847031 gene encoding heat shock 70 kDa protein 12A-like isoform X1, which yields MKETDIQYIITVPAIWDIAAKQFMREAAVKAGIDGERLEMAYESEVAAIWCSWLNYGSASKEMETPSKYMVIDLGGGTADVSIIQKLPANHVKVIHKASGGAWGGIYVDQNFLVYLDNVLGKGVLEELRTCHIQDYFELIREFETKKRSNTFHTSQVCIMRLPFSLMEIARKRNAASGKSIGQSDKLRINQSDVKTLFSEPVSSLIDHIKDFRKLDTVNDVNTVLLVGGCSESTYVQQRLRDELPGITLIVPEDAGLAVLKGAVLFGHNPSIVASRVMAHTYGIAVNNYFDEKKHPSELKTLYKGKCFAINCFEIYVKVNEEIRVDQEVVRYFKPADRQSHIEVYRTMSDKPEYTIEPGCELLGKLEINSTDSVPLTDQRIEVHFMFGHTELLIKVKNVHTGEETTLALDCLK from the exons ATGAAAGAGACAGACATTCAGTATATTATAACCGTACCAGCAATTTGGGATATAGCTGCAAAACAGTTCATGAGAGAGGCTGCGGTCAAG GCGGGAATCGATGGCGAACGACTGGAAATGGCTTATGAATCAGAGGTTGCAGCGATTTGGTGTTCATGGTTAAACTATGGTAGCGCGAGTAAAGAAATGGAAACACCATCAAAATACATGGTCATAGACCTTGGAG GTGGAACAGCAGATGTCTCCATCATCCAGAAATTACCGGCAAATCATGTTAAAGTGATACATAAGGCTAGTGGTGGTGCTTGGGGTGGAATATATGTGGACCAGAACTTCCTAGTATACTTAGACAACGTTTTAGGAAAAGGCGTTTTGGAAGAATTACGGACATGTCATATTCAAGACTATTTCGAATTGATCAGGGAATTCGAAACTAAAAAGAGATCAAACACATTCCATACAAGCCAAGTTTGTATAATGCGGCTTCCGTTTTCATTAATGGAAATTGCCCGAAAGCGAAATGCTGCCAGTGGAAAGAGTATCGGGCAATCAGACAAGTTGCGTATTAATCAATCGGACGTAAAAACTTTATTTTCGGAACCAGTTTCGAGCCTTATCGATCATATAAAAGACTTCAGAAAGCTTGATACTGTAAATGATGTAAACACTGTTTTGTTGGTCGGTGGGTGTTCGGAATCAACTTATGTTCAACAGAGGCTCAGAGATGAACTTCCCGGAATCACTCTGATTGTTCCTGAAGATGCAGGGCTTGCGGTTCTTAAAGGAGCGGTGCTGTTTGGACACAATCCATCCATAGTTGCATCACGTGTAATGGCGCATACATACGGCATAGCTGtgaataattattttgatgaGAAGAAACATCCATCTGAGTTAAAAACGCTATATAAAGGCAAATGCTTTGCGATTAACTGTTTTGAAATCTATGTAAAAGTGAACGAGGAGATCCGCGTGGACCAGGAGGTAGTTCGTTACTTTAAACCTGCGGACAGACAATCACACATTGAAGTATACAGAACCATGTCAGATAAGCCGGAATACACTATAGAACCCGGTTGTGAGCTGCTTGGTAAATTGGAGATCAATAGCACTGACAGTGTACCGTTAACGGATCAGAGAATCGAAGTGCATTTTATGTTTGGCCACACTGAGCTGCTTATTAAGGTTAAAAATGTGCACACGGGAGAAGAAACGACACTTGCATtagattgtttaaaataa
- the LOC127847031 gene encoding heat shock 70 kDa protein 12A-like isoform X3, giving the protein MAYESEVAAIWCSWLNYGSASKEMETPSKYMVIDLGGGTADVSIIQKLPANHVKVIHKASGGAWGGIYVDQNFLVYLDNVLGKGVLEELRTCHIQDYFELIREFETKKRSNTFHTSQVCIMRLPFSLMEIARKRNAASGKSIGQSDKLRINQSDVKTLFSEPVSSLIDHIKDFRKLDTVNDVNTVLLVGGCSESTYVQQRLRDELPGITLIVPEDAGLAVLKGAVLFGHNPSIVASRVMAHTYGIAVNNYFDEKKHPSELKTLYKGKCFAINCFEIYVKVNEEIRVDQEVVRYFKPADRQSHIEVYRTMSDKPEYTIEPGCELLGKLEINSTDSVPLTDQRIEVHFMFGHTELLIKVKNVHTGEETTLALDCLK; this is encoded by the exons ATGGCTTATGAATCAGAGGTTGCAGCGATTTGGTGTTCATGGTTAAACTATGGTAGCGCGAGTAAAGAAATGGAAACACCATCAAAATACATGGTCATAGACCTTGGAG GTGGAACAGCAGATGTCTCCATCATCCAGAAATTACCGGCAAATCATGTTAAAGTGATACATAAGGCTAGTGGTGGTGCTTGGGGTGGAATATATGTGGACCAGAACTTCCTAGTATACTTAGACAACGTTTTAGGAAAAGGCGTTTTGGAAGAATTACGGACATGTCATATTCAAGACTATTTCGAATTGATCAGGGAATTCGAAACTAAAAAGAGATCAAACACATTCCATACAAGCCAAGTTTGTATAATGCGGCTTCCGTTTTCATTAATGGAAATTGCCCGAAAGCGAAATGCTGCCAGTGGAAAGAGTATCGGGCAATCAGACAAGTTGCGTATTAATCAATCGGACGTAAAAACTTTATTTTCGGAACCAGTTTCGAGCCTTATCGATCATATAAAAGACTTCAGAAAGCTTGATACTGTAAATGATGTAAACACTGTTTTGTTGGTCGGTGGGTGTTCGGAATCAACTTATGTTCAACAGAGGCTCAGAGATGAACTTCCCGGAATCACTCTGATTGTTCCTGAAGATGCAGGGCTTGCGGTTCTTAAAGGAGCGGTGCTGTTTGGACACAATCCATCCATAGTTGCATCACGTGTAATGGCGCATACATACGGCATAGCTGtgaataattattttgatgaGAAGAAACATCCATCTGAGTTAAAAACGCTATATAAAGGCAAATGCTTTGCGATTAACTGTTTTGAAATCTATGTAAAAGTGAACGAGGAGATCCGCGTGGACCAGGAGGTAGTTCGTTACTTTAAACCTGCGGACAGACAATCACACATTGAAGTATACAGAACCATGTCAGATAAGCCGGAATACACTATAGAACCCGGTTGTGAGCTGCTTGGTAAATTGGAGATCAATAGCACTGACAGTGTACCGTTAACGGATCAGAGAATCGAAGTGCATTTTATGTTTGGCCACACTGAGCTGCTTATTAAGGTTAAAAATGTGCACACGGGAGAAGAAACGACACTTGCATtagattgtttaaaataa